In Labilibaculum sp. DW002, the genomic window AACAAATTATAATCTACAAGCTCGAACAAAATACTTGAAACATATGTGAATTAAAAATAACCGACGACAATAAAACCTGTTTTACGATACATTAGATAAAACAAAAAAGAGGTGCCCTGGGGCACCTCTTTACACAACTTAACCAACTTATTATCACACTAACAACAAATTAAATCATTACAATTTCGAATGCACATGCATAATTAGCATCTCCATTACCCTCTGCTTTAATTGTAAGACCAGATTCTCCAACTTGCCATTCGCAAGCTTTATCCATTCCTACCATTTTTACAGATTTGATTTCACCTTTGCAAAGGTCACTTCCTTTTGCAAAAGATTTAACTAAATACTTACCATTTTCAGCTATATCCATAGCAATCACGTAAATCTTACCATCTTTTTGAGTAAATCTGAAATCATTTGCAGTTAATTTCTTGTTTTTACCTTCAGTATGATGACCCGTTTTAACTTCAGTAGGTCCTTCTCCAAAAATACTCCAAGGGCGAGTGCCATAAATAGCATCACCATTAACACTTAACCAATTACCAATTTCAAGTAAAATATCTGCTTGATCTTGAGGAATTGTACCATCAGCTTTTGGTCCTACGTTAAGAAGCATATTACCATTTTTACTTACAATGTCAATTAAATCATCAATAAGCGTATTTGCATCTTTAGAGTTCCAATCAACAGTATGGCACCAGCTATTGGTTCCAATTGATGTATCAGTTTGCCAAGGGAATTTTCGAATATCGGCAGATTTCCCACGTTCTATATCCAAGACATTTGTTCCTTCTGGAAAAGTCTCATAATTGAAATTCTTTGTTTGAAGAACCACATCTTTATTCCAATCTATCCCCTTATTATAGTAATAAGAAGCAAGTTTAGCATGATAGGGTACAAACTCCTCATGATCTAAAACAAAATCGAACCAAAGAATATCAGGCTGATAATTATCAATGATATCCTGTGTTCTATTCCACCATAACTCAAGAAATTCTTTATCAGCTGGAGCATAGTGATCATGTGCACGTGCATACAAATCAGCATACTCTGGATCTGCTGTATCAAATCCCTCTTTATGAGTAAAGTAATTCCAATTAAAAGCAAAATGAGACGAAGCTCCCAAATACAAACCAGCATCCTTTGTTGCTTTCGACATTTCTCCTAAGATATCACGCTTAGGCCCCATATCTGCAGAATTCCAACGAGTAAAATTCGATTTATACATTGCAAAACCATCGTGATGCTCTGCAACTGGCACAACATACTTAGCTCCTGCTTTTTTAAATAAATCGACCCATTCTACAGCATTAAATTTTTCTGCTTTGAACATCGGGATAAAATCTTTGTATCCAAATTCACCTAGATCACCATACTTCTCAACATGATGAGTATTAACAGAAGACCCATTCTTGTCTTGTAGCTCTCCTGTTGGACTCCATATAACAGAATCCATATACATTAAACGAGGATACCACTCTGATTGAAAAGCAGGAACACTATATGGTCCCCAATGAATAAAAATACCAAGTTTGGCATCTCTAAACCAATCTGGTGTTTGGTATTTAGCTAATGAGTTCCAATCCTCCTCAAAAGGTTCATTATTAACCATTGTAGAACCTTTACGATCCATACAAGAACTAAATAACAAGCCTACCAACAACATACTTAATAGTAGTCTTTTCATATGTTTTTTTTATTTTAACAATAGTCGTTTTAATAACAATAAAATTTAGCCATTGTTACATCGTAAAGAGGTAACAAATAAATTCAATTGTCCTTCTCAAGTAATTTTAATTTTCACAAGAATATTTCAGTTTAAAAAAGCAATACTACTTTCTTCTACTGCGGATTCTTATTTGTTTTAATTGTAATAAAACCAGTTCGAGTTAAGAATGTCCTTACTGGAATAAATTGATTACTAAAAAAATGTATAAAGCACATTACAAATATATATGGTCAGACCACAAGTAAAGGCTACAAAATATTAGTTTAAGAAGGGGGGATTTGAAAATAAAGAAAGGAAAGAAGCCGAATTTCATTAAATAAAAAAGAGAACCTAAAATAGGTTCTCTTTACTTTTATATCTTAAATATTATTCTTCAAGATGATCTTTTCGATATTGGCGAATGTAGTCTGAAGGAGTCGTATCAAATTGTTTTCTAAAACACTCTCTAAAATACTTCATATCATTAAAACCAACTTCATAAACAACATCGGTAACAGATAATCGATCTAATTTCAACAATTGAGCAGCTCTTTTTAAACGAATTGTTCGTATAAACACGTTTGCAGTTTGACCAAGCAATGCTTTTAATTTCTTATTCAATATCGATTGGCTTATTCCTACTTCACGCCCTAACTGCACAACTGTAAATTCAGGATTACTTATATTTTCTTCTACTACTTTTAATAGCCTTTCGAGTAATTTTTCATCAATGGATGTAAAAGTGACCTCTTTGGGCTCAACTTCTACTTTCTGATTAAAGTCTCTCTTTACCTGTCTTCTAGCTTCTAGAATTGATTTAATTTGAGCAATTAAAACATCGATATTAAAAGGTTTAGACATATATGCAACAGCGCCTTCCGTTAAGCCTGTTAATTTATCTTCATCGGTTGATTTTGCCGTAAGTACAACAATTGGAATGTGACAAGTCAACTCATCTTTTTTGATAATATTACACATTTCAAATCCATCCATTTCTGGCATCATCACATCAGAAATAATTAAATCTGGATTGTACTTTCTACAAAGTTCAATTCCCTCTTTACCATTATATCCTTGTATACAATTAAATTCCTCTTTTAGATTACCCTTTATCAATGCTTGCACATCGAAATTGTCCTCAACAATTAATACAACTGGTTTTTTTTCGTCTATCTCTAGCTCCCTAGAGATATCAGACATTGCTTCTTCATGCTGATAATCCTTAACGATTGTTGGTACTTCGCTAACGGATTGATTCGCCTGAACTGAGAAATCCTCCTTTTTAAAATGCAATTTACCCTTTGGAATTTGGATTGAAAATAGTGTTGCTATGTTTGGATTACTTGATACTGAAATTTTACCTTGATGAAGGTTAACCAAATTCTTTGCAAAAGCCAGTCCAATTCCTGTTCCAGAAACTTTTGACAATTTATGACTACCTGTCTGGTAAAATCTATCAAATAGATATTGTACTTTCTCCTTAGCGATACCAGGACCATTATCCTTAACGCTTATTTTCACCCATTCTTTACCGTCAATTTCTTCCTCTTCTACAATAATCGCTACCTCTCCACCTTGTGGCGTAAATTTAAAAGCATTAGACAATAGGTTATACAGTACTTTTTCCAGTTTATCGTAATCGAACCATAACTCTACCGAAGGGTAAGAATTCTTTAGTTCGAAACGTATGTTTTTTGATTGAGCAATTTCATTAAACGCATCAAAAACCTCATTAACAAGTTCCATCACATTGCCTCTATTCACTGCCAATGGCATCTTGCCTTTCTCCAATTTTCTGAATTCCATTAATTGGTTAATTAATCGATTCAACATTCGAACATTCTTCATCATCAAAGAATAATTCTGTTGTCGATCCTCTCCACTAATCTTATCATTACCAGAAATCAAACGCTCCAAAGGACTTTGAATTAAGGTTAAAGGGGTTCTAAATTCATGAGAAATATTCGTAAAAAACTGTAATTTCATTTGAACTAGCTCTTCCATTTTTTCTTGTTCAAAATGCTCCATCATCAGCTCATTCTTCTTGGTAACAGCGATAACCGAATACCTTCTGAAGAAAATCAGAAGTACTACAAAAATAAATACATAGATAAAAAGGGCATAAATTGTTCTCCAAAATGGAGGAACGACCTCAATCGTCAACATCGAAGGAATAGTTGTCCATACTCCATCGTTATTTGTAGCTAAAACCTTTAAAGTATATTCCCCAGGAGGTATATTTGTGTACTTAGCTCTTGGTTCAACACTATTTACCATATTCCAACCATTGTCAAAACCTTCCAGCATATACTTATACTTGATTTTCTCAGGTGCAACATAATGGAGTGCAGTAAAGCCAACTGAAAAACTATTTTCGGAATATTTTATTGAAACAGAATCGGTAGATGGCATTTCGTTTTCAAGAAGAATTCTCCCGTGATACTCTTTTCCCGTTAAAATTTGTTCATTAAGTATAAACAGCTCTGTAAACTCAACATGAGATGCATATGGATTATCTTCAATTTCACTTGGAGTAAATACATTAATACCATTAACACCACCAAATACCATTTCTCCATTTTTTCTTGTAAAAGAGGCTAGTTCACTAAATTCATAATCCTGTAATCCATCAGACATTGTATAATTCCTGATCTCTTCCGTATTGATATTAAACCTTGTTAATCCTCGATTTGTTGAAATCCATAAATTTCCTTCGCGATCCTCTTCAATTCCCTTAATAACATCATTTGGCAATCCATGTTCTGAAGTATATGCTTTAAACTTAGTCGTACTACCTGATCCTCCTTCTAGCAGACAAAGTCCACCTCCCATAGTTCCAACCCATACTCTATTCTTACTATCGAGATGCATGGCCAGCACATAATTATGCGTTAACGACGTGTCATTCTCTGGATCATTTACGACTGTTATAAAGGAAGGACTTGAGTTTTCCTTTTCCCTTTTCGGCAAAATATTTAAGCCCATATCGGTACCCACCAATATGTTCCCATCACCATCCTCAAGTAGACTCCTTACAATATCGGAACACAATGAACCTTCCCCATTAGCTCTATAATTATTTAGGACAATAAACTCATTTTTTACGCTATCGTACTTTGTTCTATATAGTCCAGTACCATAGGTGCCAAGCCAGATATATCCATCTTTATCAACTAATATTGTAAATACCGAATTTTCAACTAAATGAGATAAAGATTCTATTTCAATTTCACCACTCCTATTTATTTTCGCCAGACCAAGTCTCACAGGATATCCAGCTCCAAATATCACTCCTTTAGGTTCATCGGGTAAACCTGCAATAGAGTATACATAGTTTTGATTGTTTACAATCTCGGTTATAGCCTTATTAATAAATCCTGTTTCATATTCACCTTTCTTATTTGCCAGCAAACAAGAAATTCCTCCACCTTCAGTACCCACCCAAAGGTTAGATTTTCCATCTTCATAAACAGCTCGAACTTTATTATACGACAAGCTTCCTTTGGCATTAGTCCTACTAATATGATGGAATTTCTTTTCATTTAAGTCTAGCCGGTTAAGACCACCTCCATTAGTACCAACCCACAAAAGTCCTGAATTATCTTCGTACAGGTCAATTACAATATTCGCACTTAGGCTTTTAGAATTATAAAACTCGTATTGGAAATGTTTTATTAACTCAAGACTTTCCTCATCTTCATGCCAAACAAATTGAAATAATCCAGAGTTATTAGCTCCAAACACGAAGCCCTTACTGGTTTTTAAACATGATGAAAAAAAGTAGGGTGCTATCATTTTAGCTGTGAATTCTCCGCCTTGCTCTTTAATATAGTATGCACCATCACCGCACGAGGCGATATATCCTCTTTCTGTTTCAATAATTGAATGGAAAGTTCTCGCCGCTAATATAGGAATCCGTTCAATCTTCAATTTCAAATCCTTGGTAAGGCCTACCTTATAGAGCCCATTAGTATTACCGAGCCAAATTTGTCCTTTTGAATCTTGAAAAAATAAATTTGCAGAACGCAATGAGTAAAATTTATTTTCTCTATCTGAAGCTGCATCAAAAATTACGCCTTTAACATCTGAAGTATTATATGTTTTGGTATCAATAAGGCTCACACCATTTGATGAGCTTATCCATAAAATACCATCTCTATCCAGAAAAATGTTACCCACTTTCAGATCCATTAAGATACGCTTGCCGTTCATAATTTCCGGAACCTTATGAAACTCCTCCTTCTTTCTATCGAAAAACCAAACCCCATTATCAGAAGTTCCTATCCAAAAATTACCTTTTGAATCTTCAACCATACAAAATGGCAAGTTACTGCCAATAGGGTGTTCCATTGGTGTGGTTCTCTGGTAAGTGATGAATTTCATTCCATCAAATCGATTCAGTCCATCAACGGTTCCAAACCACATAAATCCCTTAGAATCCTGAAAAATAAAATTGATATCATTTTGGGAAAGACCATCAAGAGTACTTAATCGCTCAAAATCCGTTTGAGAATAGGAAGAAAAAAATACAAATAACAGTAGAGTAGAGAGAAATAAACGCATATCAACTTAATTATTAACCGATTTTCAATTTCAAATAAGAAATAAGCAGTACTAGGGTTTACTGAATTTTCTTTATAACTGCATAATGTATAAAAAAAAACTTTCCCGACATCAGATATCGAGAAAATTTAATTTTACAAGCATATAATACATTCCATTCACACTATTTTTTCAGCTTATCTTATTTCAAAATCCATGCTTTGAAGAGCTGAGACACCTTTATTTTCTAGATCCTTAACTGGAGAACTGCCCCCAATGAAAAGAGTATATTTTCCTTTACGAATTTCACTATTCCCTTTTTCTGTTACCTGCGCAAATTCCTTAGCACCAATCGTAAACTTCAAGTTTTTGTTTTCTCCTACCTTTAGGCTAAGTCTCTTAAATGCCACTAATTTTCTTAATGGTGCTGTTTCTCCAGCTCCAGGCTGAGCTAAATAGATTTGAACTACTTCATCAGCCATCATCTCACCAACATTTGAAAGCTTTATCGCTATTTCTAAATCTTCATTTTTCTTCAATTTCGCTGAACTTAAACTGAAATCATCATATTTAAATTTGCTATAGCTCAAGCCAAAACCAAAAGGAAATAATGGATCTTCCTTCATGTATTTATAGGTTCGCCCCTTCATACTATAATCTTCATAAGCTGGCAATTGATCCATGCTCTTCGGAAATGTTAATGGCAATTTTCCTGAAGGAGAAATCTTACCAAATACAACATCAGCAACAGCGGTTCCCCCTTCTTGCCCAGGATACCAAGCCCATACAATAGCATCTGCTAAGTCCGCTACCTCTGGAATAATCATTGGACTTCCACCGGTCATTACAACAATAACAGGTTTCTTATTGTCTTTTTTCAGTTTACGCAAAAACTCAAGTTGATTTGCAGGTAAGAATGGCTGCAAACGGTCTCCCATTGTTTCTGATGCAATCGCATCTCCTTCTTCACCTTCCATGGCACTTGAAATTCCCAATACTGCAATTATTGCATCAGCATTTTTCGCTTCTCCAGTTGTCCAATCGATAGGATTAACATTTTTGCGATATGGCAAACATCCTTTTTTGTAATTAATTGTTGTACTCGAACTTACTGCAGCAGTTATGCCTTCCAAAACATTAACCAGACGATTACTCATCCCGTAATAATTCCCTAATAACACCTCTGAATTATTAGCCTGAGGCCCTGTAACATATAAATTCTTAATCGCTGGAGACAAAGGCAATGCATTGTTCTTATTTGTTAGCAATACAATTGATTTCCTTGCTACTTCCAATGCTAAATCGCTATGTTTCTTGCTACAAATAACTTCTTCACCTAATTTACTGTACGGATTGTTTTCTTCCGGATCAAAGAATCCTAACTTAAATCTCGTATTTAATAAAGCTCTTAAACTTTTGTCAATGGTTTCCTCTTTTACCAATCCTTGTTGCACTGCGTCAACCAATTTTGGATATACCTTACCACAATTTAAATCGACACCACTGTTAATTGCCAAAGCAGCAGATTCTACAGCATTTTTGGTAACCTTATGAAACAAATGAAAGTCAGAAATAGCACCACAATCAGAAACAACATGACCTTTAAAACCCCAATCATCTCTTAAAATCTCTTGCAAAAGAAAAGGACTACCACAAGCAGGCTCTCCTAGCACACGATTGTATGCACCCATTACCGATTCTACATTCGCTTCTTTCACCAAAGCTTCAAAAGCTGGCAGGTAAGTCTCATACAAATCTTTCTTCGACACGATGGCATCAAACTCATGTCTTAATGCCTCTGGACCTGAATGTACAGCATAATGCTTTGCACAGGCCGCTGCTTTAAGGTATTTTGGATCATCTCCTTGCAATCCATTCACAAAAGCAACCCCTATTCTTGACGTTAAGTAAGGATCCTCTCCATAAGTTTCCTGACCTCTTCCCCATCTTGCATCTCTAAAAATATTAATGTTTGGAGTCCAAAAGGTAAGTCCTGCATATTTTGCTCTGTTGTCATTCTTAATGGAAATATTGAATTTTGCACGAGCCTCATCGGATATTGCCGTTGATACTCTTTTTGCTAAGTCCGGATCAAAGGTTGCAGCCAGACCAATTGCCTGAGGGAAAACCGTAGATCGCCCATTTCGTGCTACACCATGCAAACACTCGTTCCACCAATTGTATCTTGGCACCGATAATCTTGGAATCGCCACACTTACATCAGTCAACTGAGAAACTTTTTCCTCTAGCGTCATTGCGTCGATAAGCGCATCAATTCTTGAGTCGATGGATAGCTCGGAATTGAACCACTCATAGTTTTCATTTTGCGCACTAAGTATGGAAATATTAGCACAACAGACCAACACTGCTAGAAGTAATAATTTTACGTTTCTCATATTATTGTGTAAAAAATTAAAATTCAAGTTTATTGCCTATCAAAAATAAGCTTTTAATAGACTTTCAAACCTAATATCATTAAATAAAAACAAGAGGGTGTATATTAATAAATTTTCAGGGGGGCTTTTTCTTTTCGATGTGTAATATCGTACAAGCAAAACCCATACTACCTTAATATACAGAGGATTTAGTTGCTTTTCAGTATGCAAATCCATTACCGCTCTGTTCACAAAACAATTGCATTTCTCTGCTTCATCAAGCGTAAATTAATTCAAGAAACTACCCCCAAGTCTGTCCGTAAATCTCCCCTCACTTCTACAATGAGTACTTTATCTTTGTAATACAAATTATATCTGTAATGATATAGGAAGTAAAGCGACAATTGATTACTCCAATACGGAGAGTGTATACAAGTTTTTAAAAGAAAAACGGATGATTAAAAAAACAGGCAAAGCAAAATTCATGGAAGCTCTTCGCCTTCTAACAATTGCAGTTTTTGCATTTGGATTGGGAGCGTGTCAGCAAAGCTCATCTATTCCCGACCAAGATTTCAACAAGGATTGGTTGTTCTTTAAAGGAGAATATGAAAAAGCTGAGAAAGCCGATCTTGATGATTCAGCATGGCGCAAACTAAATTTACCGCACGACTGGGCAATTGAAGGGCCATTTAGCAATGAAAATAACGCCAGAACTGGAGGATTACCGGTTCATGGAACAGGTTGGTATCGAAAACACTTCCAGGTGGAAGAAAAATTTTCGGATAAAGAAATTGCCATAGAATTCGATGGAGCAATGAACAATGCTCATGTATGGGTTAATGGGGAATTTGCCGGAAATCGTCCTTATGGATACATCGGATTTGAGCTGAACATCACTCCTTTCATTAAGTTCGGAGAAGACAATGTGATTGCTGTAAGATTATCTCCAGAAGATCTTTCTGCCAGATGGTATCCTGGAGCTGGGATCTATAGGAATGTTAGGATCAAGATTAACAACAAACTTCATATTCCGCAGTGGGGAACAAAAATACGTACACCACACATTACCGAAAAGAATGCTAGTGTTGAAATTACAACATCGGTTTGCAATCAATCCAAAAGCCAACAAACAGCAAAATTGGAAACCATTCTGATAGATGCGAAAGGAAATGAAGTTTGCACAACCAATAGCGATATCATTATACAAGCTGAAACGACCGGTTATGTGGATCAGAAAATGAACATTGAAAATCCACTAAAATGGGATCTTGAAACACCACACCTATACAAAGCTGTCAGCAACATTTACCTGAAGGGGAAATTGATTGATCGCTTTGAGACTAATTTTGGGGTAAGATCGATCCAGTTTTCTTCAGAACATGGCTTTCAACTAAATGGTCGTACGGTAAAACTAAATGGGGTATGCATGCATCACGATTTAGGTCCTTTAGGAGCTGCTGTAAATTACAGAGCTACGGAAAGACAAATGCAGATCATGAAAAGCATGGGTGTTAATGCACTGCGAACAAGTCATAATCCTCCGTCTCCTGAAATTCTTCAGATTTGTGATAAACTAGGAATTGTAGTGCAAGTAGAAGCATTTGATGAATGGCAAATGGGAAAAGTACCCAATGGCTACAACAAATACTTCGATCAATGGCACGAAAAAGATCTTCGCGATATGATTAAAAGAGATCGCAATCATCCTTCGGTGATCATGTGGAGCATTGGAAATGAAATATTAGAACAGTCGAGAAAAGATGGATGGAAAATAGCCAAAAAACTTACCGATATCTGTCACGATGAAGATTCAACTAGACCAAGCACAGCAGGCTTTAATTATTACCCTGCTCCTTTCACCAATAAATTGGCAAAATATGTTGATATCGTAGGAATGAACTATTGGCCTTTAAATTATACTGAGATTTTAGAGAAAAATCCAGACATGATAGTTTATGGTTCCGAAACCTCGTCTCAAACCAGTAGCCGAGGTGTATACCATTTTCCAATTGAAGCAAAAGAGAAGCATGAAACCAATCAGGTTTCAAGTTACGATGTGACCGTTGGACCTCCTTGGGCTTACCCTCCAGATGTTGAGTTTGAGCAGCAAGAAAAGGAAACACGTTCCTTAGGAGAATTTATGTGGACTGGTTTTGACTATTTAGGAGAACCTACGCCTTATGGTGGCAAAGACAATTCGACAAATGGTTACTGGAATGCGGATTGGCCTTCCCGGTCGTCTTATTTTGCTCCCGTTGACTTGTGCGGTTTCCCGAAAGACAGGTATTTCTTGTATCAAAGTCAGTGGACAAAAAAGCCAATGGTTCATGTTTTACCGCACTGGAATTGGGAAAACAAAACTGGAGATACAATTCCTGTTATGGCCTACACCAACTGCGATGAAGTAGAACTTTTTGTGAATGGTAAATCGTATGGAAAAAAAGTTAAAGGTGTGGATTTAACACCAATTCCTGCAGAGTTTCATTTCTTTGAAAAAGGAACTTACTACTCGAAATACCGACTATCGTGGAATGTGCCATACCATGCTGGTGAGTTGAAAGTTGTTGGCTATCAAAATGGCAAAAAACAAGCAGAGAAAACAATTAAAACTGCAGGAAAGCCTTACCAAATCAAATTAATTGCCGATCGATCAAATATAAAAGCAGATGCTATGGATCTATCCTTCATCAGCGTGAGAGTAGAAGACAAAGATGGCAATTTGTGTCCTAAGGCAAATGATCTTATCAACTTTACAGTTGATGGAAAAGGAAGTATTGCTGCAGTAGGAAATGGAGATGCAACATCAACAGAACCGTATCAAGCCAATTACAGAAATGCTTTTAATGGTTTGTGCTTGTTAATTGTAAAATCGACCGATAAGGCAGGGAAAATAAGAATTACGGCCAGTTCGAATGGTTTACAAGCTCAGGAAATTGTTTTAAACACTAAAAAATAAGATTTAAATACCTTCCCAAAAAAAAACGAGCTTACTTCTTAAAAGTAAGCTCGTTTTGTTTTTAATAAGCACCTCACACCTTTAAAATGCTTGTGTCAGAAATGGCTGGATAACAAAAATGCCCCTTGTGCAATACAAGAGGCATTTTTATCAGAAATAGACTTCTATTATCTGAACAAGCGAGCAAAACCTTTCTTTCTGGTTCTTTGAGAAAGCTTTCTTTCTAATCCATTAATTCCTGCGTAAATCTCGCCCCAATCGGGCAAACCGCCATAATTCATGTCGTCGATGTATAGGTCTGCTTTAATTTTACGGCTAATGCTCTCGTCGAACACTTCTTCAGGGTAGTTTTTGTTGACGGCATAAAACTCGACCCCTTTAGAA contains:
- a CDS encoding BT0820 family HAD-type phosphatase, whose amino-acid sequence is MIIAIDFDGTIVEQRYPKVGKEIPFACATLSMLQEDGHQLILWTYRAGRELEDAVEFCRSKGVEFYAVNKNYPEEVFDESISRKIKADLYIDDMNYGGLPDWGEIYAGINGLERKLSQRTRKKGFARLFR
- a CDS encoding alpha-L-fucosidase; translation: MKRLLLSMLLVGLLFSSCMDRKGSTMVNNEPFEEDWNSLAKYQTPDWFRDAKLGIFIHWGPYSVPAFQSEWYPRLMYMDSVIWSPTGELQDKNGSSVNTHHVEKYGDLGEFGYKDFIPMFKAEKFNAVEWVDLFKKAGAKYVVPVAEHHDGFAMYKSNFTRWNSADMGPKRDILGEMSKATKDAGLYLGASSHFAFNWNYFTHKEGFDTADPEYADLYARAHDHYAPADKEFLELWWNRTQDIIDNYQPDILWFDFVLDHEEFVPYHAKLASYYYNKGIDWNKDVVLQTKNFNYETFPEGTNVLDIERGKSADIRKFPWQTDTSIGTNSWCHTVDWNSKDANTLIDDLIDIVSKNGNMLLNVGPKADGTIPQDQADILLEIGNWLSVNGDAIYGTRPWSIFGEGPTEVKTGHHTEGKNKKLTANDFRFTQKDGKIYVIAMDIAENGKYLVKSFAKGSDLCKGEIKSVKMVGMDKACEWQVGESGLTIKAEGNGDANYACAFEIVMI
- a CDS encoding hybrid sensor histidine kinase/response regulator transcription factor, translating into MRLFLSTLLLFVFFSSYSQTDFERLSTLDGLSQNDINFIFQDSKGFMWFGTVDGLNRFDGMKFITYQRTTPMEHPIGSNLPFCMVEDSKGNFWIGTSDNGVWFFDRKKEEFHKVPEIMNGKRILMDLKVGNIFLDRDGILWISSSNGVSLIDTKTYNTSDVKGVIFDAASDRENKFYSLRSANLFFQDSKGQIWLGNTNGLYKVGLTKDLKLKIERIPILAARTFHSIIETERGYIASCGDGAYYIKEQGGEFTAKMIAPYFFSSCLKTSKGFVFGANNSGLFQFVWHEDEESLELIKHFQYEFYNSKSLSANIVIDLYEDNSGLLWVGTNGGGLNRLDLNEKKFHHISRTNAKGSLSYNKVRAVYEDGKSNLWVGTEGGGISCLLANKKGEYETGFINKAITEIVNNQNYVYSIAGLPDEPKGVIFGAGYPVRLGLAKINRSGEIEIESLSHLVENSVFTILVDKDGYIWLGTYGTGLYRTKYDSVKNEFIVLNNYRANGEGSLCSDIVRSLLEDGDGNILVGTDMGLNILPKREKENSSPSFITVVNDPENDTSLTHNYVLAMHLDSKNRVWVGTMGGGLCLLEGGSGSTTKFKAYTSEHGLPNDVIKGIEEDREGNLWISTNRGLTRFNINTEEIRNYTMSDGLQDYEFSELASFTRKNGEMVFGGVNGINVFTPSEIEDNPYASHVEFTELFILNEQILTGKEYHGRILLENEMPSTDSVSIKYSENSFSVGFTALHYVAPEKIKYKYMLEGFDNGWNMVNSVEPRAKYTNIPPGEYTLKVLATNNDGVWTTIPSMLTIEVVPPFWRTIYALFIYVFIFVVLLIFFRRYSVIAVTKKNELMMEHFEQEKMEELVQMKLQFFTNISHEFRTPLTLIQSPLERLISGNDKISGEDRQQNYSLMMKNVRMLNRLINQLMEFRKLEKGKMPLAVNRGNVMELVNEVFDAFNEIAQSKNIRFELKNSYPSVELWFDYDKLEKVLYNLLSNAFKFTPQGGEVAIIVEEEEIDGKEWVKISVKDNGPGIAKEKVQYLFDRFYQTGSHKLSKVSGTGIGLAFAKNLVNLHQGKISVSSNPNIATLFSIQIPKGKLHFKKEDFSVQANQSVSEVPTIVKDYQHEEAMSDISRELEIDEKKPVVLIVEDNFDVQALIKGNLKEEFNCIQGYNGKEGIELCRKYNPDLIISDVMMPEMDGFEMCNIIKKDELTCHIPIVVLTAKSTDEDKLTGLTEGAVAYMSKPFNIDVLIAQIKSILEARRQVKRDFNQKVEVEPKEVTFTSIDEKLLERLLKVVEENISNPEFTVVQLGREVGISQSILNKKLKALLGQTANVFIRTIRLKRAAQLLKLDRLSVTDVVYEVGFNDMKYFRECFRKQFDTTPSDYIRQYRKDHLEE
- a CDS encoding glycoside hydrolase family 3 C-terminal domain-containing protein; translated protein: MRNVKLLLLAVLVCCANISILSAQNENYEWFNSELSIDSRIDALIDAMTLEEKVSQLTDVSVAIPRLSVPRYNWWNECLHGVARNGRSTVFPQAIGLAATFDPDLAKRVSTAISDEARAKFNISIKNDNRAKYAGLTFWTPNINIFRDARWGRGQETYGEDPYLTSRIGVAFVNGLQGDDPKYLKAAACAKHYAVHSGPEALRHEFDAIVSKKDLYETYLPAFEALVKEANVESVMGAYNRVLGEPACGSPFLLQEILRDDWGFKGHVVSDCGAISDFHLFHKVTKNAVESAALAINSGVDLNCGKVYPKLVDAVQQGLVKEETIDKSLRALLNTRFKLGFFDPEENNPYSKLGEEVICSKKHSDLALEVARKSIVLLTNKNNALPLSPAIKNLYVTGPQANNSEVLLGNYYGMSNRLVNVLEGITAAVSSSTTINYKKGCLPYRKNVNPIDWTTGEAKNADAIIAVLGISSAMEGEEGDAIASETMGDRLQPFLPANQLEFLRKLKKDNKKPVIVVMTGGSPMIIPEVADLADAIVWAWYPGQEGGTAVADVVFGKISPSGKLPLTFPKSMDQLPAYEDYSMKGRTYKYMKEDPLFPFGFGLSYSKFKYDDFSLSSAKLKKNEDLEIAIKLSNVGEMMADEVVQIYLAQPGAGETAPLRKLVAFKRLSLKVGENKNLKFTIGAKEFAQVTEKGNSEIRKGKYTLFIGGSSPVKDLENKGVSALQSMDFEIR
- the galB gene encoding beta-galactosidase GalB; this translates as MIKKTGKAKFMEALRLLTIAVFAFGLGACQQSSSIPDQDFNKDWLFFKGEYEKAEKADLDDSAWRKLNLPHDWAIEGPFSNENNARTGGLPVHGTGWYRKHFQVEEKFSDKEIAIEFDGAMNNAHVWVNGEFAGNRPYGYIGFELNITPFIKFGEDNVIAVRLSPEDLSARWYPGAGIYRNVRIKINNKLHIPQWGTKIRTPHITEKNASVEITTSVCNQSKSQQTAKLETILIDAKGNEVCTTNSDIIIQAETTGYVDQKMNIENPLKWDLETPHLYKAVSNIYLKGKLIDRFETNFGVRSIQFSSEHGFQLNGRTVKLNGVCMHHDLGPLGAAVNYRATERQMQIMKSMGVNALRTSHNPPSPEILQICDKLGIVVQVEAFDEWQMGKVPNGYNKYFDQWHEKDLRDMIKRDRNHPSVIMWSIGNEILEQSRKDGWKIAKKLTDICHDEDSTRPSTAGFNYYPAPFTNKLAKYVDIVGMNYWPLNYTEILEKNPDMIVYGSETSSQTSSRGVYHFPIEAKEKHETNQVSSYDVTVGPPWAYPPDVEFEQQEKETRSLGEFMWTGFDYLGEPTPYGGKDNSTNGYWNADWPSRSSYFAPVDLCGFPKDRYFLYQSQWTKKPMVHVLPHWNWENKTGDTIPVMAYTNCDEVELFVNGKSYGKKVKGVDLTPIPAEFHFFEKGTYYSKYRLSWNVPYHAGELKVVGYQNGKKQAEKTIKTAGKPYQIKLIADRSNIKADAMDLSFISVRVEDKDGNLCPKANDLINFTVDGKGSIAAVGNGDATSTEPYQANYRNAFNGLCLLIVKSTDKAGKIRITASSNGLQAQEIVLNTKK